From the Halorhabdus utahensis DSM 12940 genome, one window contains:
- a CDS encoding DUF6884 domain-containing protein produces the protein MPARELYTGDEHEYVTEAVNRFARIADVDWRIVSAGFGLVRPKTALPAYECTFRDMDSVRRRLEGRRIDPEQFTNPEKIQHLGTELGIPDAIERALETDPDIVFVVLGEDYLHAAGSALESFPDDTTAFAIAPESTRDAIGDCQWVPSTETEREALGTIWTRLKGIQLKNVAAAVDSADDLRDIEQSDRLREMSLPSPSRE, from the coding sequence TTGCCAGCCCGAGAACTGTACACTGGCGACGAACACGAGTATGTGACCGAGGCCGTCAACCGATTTGCGAGGATCGCCGACGTCGACTGGCGGATCGTTTCCGCCGGGTTCGGTCTCGTTCGTCCCAAGACGGCGTTGCCTGCGTACGAGTGTACCTTCCGGGACATGGATTCCGTTCGGCGACGCCTCGAAGGCCGGAGGATCGATCCGGAGCAGTTCACGAACCCCGAGAAAATTCAGCACTTGGGAACGGAGTTGGGAATCCCGGATGCGATCGAACGCGCACTCGAGACAGACCCAGACATCGTCTTCGTAGTTCTCGGGGAGGATTATCTGCATGCAGCCGGATCGGCGCTCGAATCGTTCCCGGATGACACGACGGCGTTCGCGATCGCTCCAGAAAGCACTCGCGACGCGATCGGTGACTGTCAGTGGGTGCCCTCGACAGAAACCGAACGCGAGGCACTGGGGACGATCTGGACGCGGCTGAAAGGTATTCAGCTGAAGAACGTTGCTGCTGCCGTGGATTCAGCTGACGACCTCCGAGATATTGAGCAGAGTGACAGGCTCCGAGAGATGAGTCTGCCCAGTCCGAGTCGGGAGTAG
- a CDS encoding primase-like DNA-binding domain-containing protein, which produces MTREYVQVTPSRSDLAPGTVVEQLGALHALDSNGGGFLAGLDSLGEGGPPTFEFLAISAGSDEPVEFYYGADRRLDAFEERLRTLYPSTFVVERAQIDPVARLVPEERIEDCESDVIDEFEPRGVRWVGDAIRTRDWMTTIPAFTDTVGQGDDHSRAPLAPLIDRLTAADHPVAFQVLFERKPDWTADARARERRLRDGEDRLLDRALSELFVGAGGDRNAVDADEFQDPGGRERVTSIENKRPGRTFTANLRALALVREERDEDEDDDEALDRLLDDLVPTFDHLSGTHYGVSGRRLRNGWLEDRRATRAFARFREREITTSRWGSIRPDLVLNADELANVTVVPPATQLTTEGGRGAEANPESRSPLPRPTADHMDQFREGMAIGYALDENGEPEDEPTRVPADLLTTHYLRAATTGAGKSKALVNDALSLYEATDGPVVLIDPKGDGMSENYMRAHAARFGTDDLAENVLHFPVPDVLPGFSFFNVERDLAAGRARVDAVQNVADHYEEILKLAMGEDRYEQAIVAPNLIKYLVKALFDEEYGRENGLYRESVDYFAHTQLEHVLDQLWAAGPPDGDISEAPQASQNEVQRKINRQLELDSNTFATVMGGVSNRLDYVTQDAHLRRIFDNTEPRFDFRDVLDENTVVLFDLGDLRDEAARLMTGVILTNLEDALETRDRTVDELPEDYVVNLLVDEAASVVVSDVMNDLLEKGRSFGLSVGLSLQFPEQIEAEGDHQVYLNVLNDVATTLVGKIAVDREIARAMAHEEMDPAAFANRIRSLPRGEWIAQLPSPTFGETGPEPFSLEPLPIPDGHPESDDPLDRRQERQFADALERVHERTAAEYGVPEDGDLPVDRTPDAVREILGADDGELDRALASAIRIVQIRTGEHETNGWVPVADVDDELRACYDAANVEEPPPEYETLADVRERSRLIDVDLDDSGETVVARLTDAGEDAVAIDTGDVRAAGGDRHDTMLAETEQALTPLGFTVTIEEQDGADRPDGTAFHPDLDVEFYVEAETTTPDKPAKVLRNFRRAQDDGYVPLFVVETGVESVTHWAERLDGILNPPVKRRADGETHFYITDESVTFGGGARAEGGATAVRPVTDGSRRTVWVEDSDEFVLRDGDGTDHARVDDPSDPSKDRFPALYSYDPGSGEFTVREHGETHVYDSRDAFEADWVRVRRPFVPTIELGDSAFGPEAYATVIVPGDGGGLDEPVVYEDGAIRSLDTLTEFETETADSAEEGDRWADLADDPDAAIGVFAAERLREDGDAIVMTAAVYDAYCEWAEDRGLPVESKNWFARRLSNHVSFERTAENRDGTTVRCYAGIDLQEGSGNASA; this is translated from the coding sequence ATGACGCGGGAGTACGTCCAAGTCACGCCCTCCCGGAGCGACCTCGCGCCCGGGACGGTCGTCGAACAACTCGGCGCGCTGCATGCGCTCGATTCGAATGGTGGCGGTTTCCTTGCCGGTCTCGACTCGCTCGGAGAGGGCGGGCCGCCGACCTTCGAGTTTCTCGCGATCAGCGCTGGCAGCGACGAGCCGGTCGAGTTCTACTACGGCGCCGACCGGCGCCTCGACGCGTTCGAGGAACGTCTCCGGACGCTGTATCCCTCGACGTTCGTCGTCGAGCGCGCGCAGATCGATCCGGTGGCCCGTCTCGTTCCAGAGGAGAGGATCGAGGACTGCGAGAGCGACGTGATCGACGAATTCGAGCCACGGGGCGTCCGGTGGGTCGGCGACGCGATACGCACGCGGGACTGGATGACCACGATTCCGGCGTTCACCGACACGGTCGGGCAGGGCGACGACCACTCCCGTGCTCCGCTGGCGCCGTTGATCGATCGACTCACCGCCGCCGACCATCCGGTCGCGTTCCAGGTGCTCTTCGAGCGCAAGCCCGACTGGACGGCAGACGCCCGGGCCCGCGAACGACGCCTGCGCGACGGCGAAGACCGTCTCCTGGATCGTGCCCTGAGCGAACTCTTCGTCGGGGCCGGCGGCGACCGCAATGCGGTCGATGCGGACGAGTTTCAGGACCCCGGTGGTCGCGAGCGCGTGACTTCGATCGAGAACAAACGGCCTGGCCGGACGTTCACCGCGAACTTGCGAGCGCTTGCCCTCGTTCGTGAGGAGAGGGATGAAGACGAGGACGACGACGAAGCACTTGATCGGTTGCTCGACGACCTCGTGCCCACCTTCGATCACCTTTCGGGAACGCACTACGGTGTTTCGGGACGGCGACTTCGCAACGGGTGGCTGGAGGACCGTCGCGCCACCCGCGCGTTCGCTCGCTTTCGTGAGCGCGAGATCACCACCAGTCGATGGGGATCGATCCGACCCGACCTCGTGCTCAACGCCGACGAACTCGCGAACGTGACCGTCGTCCCGCCCGCGACGCAACTCACGACCGAGGGTGGCCGTGGCGCCGAGGCGAACCCCGAGAGTCGGTCGCCGCTACCGCGGCCGACGGCCGACCACATGGACCAGTTCCGCGAGGGGATGGCGATCGGGTACGCCCTCGACGAGAACGGCGAACCCGAAGATGAGCCCACGCGCGTCCCGGCGGACTTGCTGACGACGCACTACCTCCGGGCGGCGACAACCGGCGCCGGCAAGTCCAAGGCCCTGGTCAACGACGCGCTTTCGCTGTACGAGGCAACGGACGGCCCGGTCGTGCTGATCGACCCGAAGGGCGACGGCATGAGCGAGAACTACATGCGCGCCCACGCCGCCCGCTTCGGGACCGACGACCTCGCGGAGAACGTCCTGCACTTTCCCGTGCCAGACGTGTTGCCGGGCTTTTCGTTTTTCAACGTCGAGCGAGACCTCGCTGCCGGCCGAGCGCGGGTGGATGCCGTCCAGAACGTCGCCGATCACTACGAGGAGATCCTGAAACTCGCGATGGGTGAAGATCGCTACGAGCAGGCCATCGTCGCGCCGAACCTGATCAAGTACCTCGTCAAGGCGCTGTTCGACGAGGAGTACGGCCGCGAGAACGGTCTCTACCGCGAGTCCGTCGATTACTTCGCCCACACGCAACTCGAACACGTCCTCGATCAACTGTGGGCTGCCGGCCCGCCGGACGGCGACATCAGCGAGGCCCCGCAAGCCAGCCAGAACGAGGTCCAGCGGAAGATCAATCGCCAACTCGAACTCGATTCGAACACCTTCGCGACCGTGATGGGCGGGGTGAGCAACCGCCTCGATTACGTCACGCAGGACGCCCACCTCCGGCGGATTTTCGACAACACCGAGCCCCGGTTCGACTTCCGGGACGTCCTCGACGAGAACACGGTCGTCCTCTTCGACCTCGGCGACCTCCGCGACGAGGCTGCCCGACTGATGACCGGCGTGATCCTGACGAACCTAGAGGACGCCCTGGAGACCCGCGATCGGACCGTCGATGAACTGCCAGAGGACTACGTCGTGAACCTGCTCGTCGATGAGGCAGCGTCGGTCGTCGTCTCGGACGTGATGAACGACCTGCTGGAGAAAGGCCGGAGTTTCGGACTCTCGGTCGGCCTCTCGCTGCAGTTCCCCGAGCAGATCGAGGCCGAGGGCGACCACCAGGTGTATCTCAACGTGCTCAACGACGTGGCGACGACGCTCGTCGGCAAGATCGCCGTCGATCGCGAGATCGCGCGGGCGATGGCCCACGAGGAGATGGACCCCGCGGCGTTCGCCAACCGGATCCGGTCGCTGCCACGTGGCGAGTGGATCGCGCAACTCCCGAGTCCGACCTTCGGCGAGACCGGGCCGGAACCGTTCAGTCTCGAACCACTGCCGATTCCGGATGGTCATCCCGAGAGCGACGACCCGCTCGACCGCCGCCAGGAGCGGCAGTTCGCGGACGCCCTCGAACGGGTTCACGAGCGAACGGCGGCCGAGTACGGCGTGCCCGAAGACGGCGATCTGCCGGTCGATCGAACGCCCGACGCCGTTCGGGAGATCCTCGGCGCGGACGATGGCGAGCTTGATCGAGCGCTTGCGAGTGCGATCCGGATCGTCCAGATCCGGACTGGCGAGCACGAGACCAACGGCTGGGTGCCGGTCGCCGACGTGGACGACGAACTCCGGGCCTGTTACGACGCGGCCAACGTCGAGGAGCCACCGCCCGAGTACGAAACGCTCGCCGACGTGCGTGAGCGCTCGCGACTCATCGACGTGGATCTCGACGATTCGGGCGAGACAGTCGTCGCCCGGTTGACCGACGCGGGCGAGGACGCCGTTGCCATCGACACAGGCGACGTTCGAGCGGCCGGCGGGGATCGCCACGACACCATGCTCGCCGAGACCGAGCAGGCACTGACGCCACTCGGATTCACCGTCACGATCGAGGAGCAGGACGGCGCCGATCGCCCCGACGGGACGGCGTTCCACCCAGACCTGGACGTCGAGTTCTACGTCGAGGCCGAGACGACCACGCCCGACAAGCCAGCGAAAGTCCTCCGGAACTTCCGCCGAGCGCAGGACGACGGGTATGTCCCGCTGTTCGTCGTCGAGACTGGCGTCGAGTCGGTGACCCACTGGGCCGAGCGCCTCGACGGCATTCTGAATCCACCCGTCAAGCGACGGGCGGACGGCGAGACGCATTTCTACATCACCGACGAGTCGGTCACGTTCGGGGGCGGTGCCCGCGCGGAGGGTGGCGCCACCGCCGTCCGGCCGGTGACCGATGGGTCTCGACGGACCGTCTGGGTCGAAGATAGTGACGAGTTCGTGCTCCGCGACGGCGACGGAACCGACCACGCTCGCGTTGACGATCCATCCGACCCGTCGAAGGACCGATTCCCCGCGCTCTACAGCTACGACCCCGGATCGGGCGAGTTCACCGTTCGCGAGCACGGCGAGACACACGTCTACGACTCCCGGGACGCCTTCGAGGCGGACTGGGTTCGCGTGCGTCGGCCCTTCGTTCCCACAATCGAGTTGGGCGACTCGGCGTTCGGGCCCGAGGCGTACGCGACCGTGATCGTTCCGGGCGACGGCGGGGGCTTGGACGAACCAGTCGTCTATGAGGACGGGGCGATCCGATCGCTCGACACCTTGACCGAGTTCGAGACTGAAACGGCGGACTCCGCCGAGGAGGGTGATCGATGGGCCGACCTCGCGGACGATCCGGACGCGGCGATCGGCGTGTTCGCGGCCGAGCGTCTCCGGGAGGACGGTGACGCCATAGTCATGACGGCCGCCGTCTACGACGCCTACTGCGAGTGGGCGGAGGACCGTGGCTTGCCCGTCGAGTCGAAGAACTGGTTCGCCCGGCGATTGAGCAATCACGTCAGCTTCGAGCGGACTGCAGAGAATCGCGACGGCACGACTGTCCGGTGTTACGCGGGGATCGACCTGCAGGAGGGATCCGGCAATGCCAGTGCCTAA
- a CDS encoding VirB4 family type IV secretion system protein has product MIREKLPFPQTDDEQSNENDHSAPASGDEDSETREVTVEYDQSHEAVGTVPEIHQSLVAPSAIERTPAAIRTGDRWAKTLWAGEYPDAPMDGFLEEVYAAAETRTTDVSIHLDPRDTQATLDTLENRIEDLQADLEYLTEKHRASSRGVEKDLADHEEMYDVLRNTPMEAFDVSTYLAVRGEDRDDSDASDVITTARRAPANLTPVAPRWSQLDALTAASPIATDEFDETLDATTPMLGGAVGAMFPFVSGAFAEPGIEYGTYALNESPLILDRFARETGYCTMIIGRLGAGKSFATKLRLVRRAMYDEDTIVVMLDPMRGFAGVSEALGGEQITVGGTRGLNPLEIKPTPEHVLDAVEDLDPWGEQITWVMTFFGTFFEHVADNPLGERSQTLRRATQAAYRQQGITRDPATHAKASPTIRDVIAVLEDFAADPGEFGYETDGEQQAVRRDAESLLKDLRPSFRDEGALANLAKPTEFDLDSKVIYLDLHQEEGAQGRAETTLTMQVLFNSVYERVKQTEKKVVFTIDEAHYLMNDASSLDFLETAVRHSRHFDLSLEFVTQTGGEFALTPEARTIANLCSITLLHRVNEEDDKIAQWFDLNDRQVSWVTSAKAGEDEDGYSEALIGIDQEGWFPLRIRASDYEASVIDGGGDFDGGADAGT; this is encoded by the coding sequence ATGATTCGCGAAAAACTCCCATTCCCACAAACTGACGACGAACAGTCAAACGAGAACGATCACAGTGCCCCTGCCAGCGGCGACGAAGACAGCGAGACGCGAGAGGTCACCGTCGAGTACGACCAGTCGCACGAAGCGGTCGGCACCGTCCCGGAAATCCACCAGTCGCTGGTCGCACCCTCGGCCATCGAGCGGACGCCCGCCGCGATCCGGACCGGCGACCGGTGGGCGAAGACGCTGTGGGCCGGCGAGTATCCCGACGCGCCGATGGACGGCTTCCTCGAGGAGGTCTACGCCGCGGCCGAAACGCGCACCACCGACGTGAGCATTCACCTCGATCCGCGCGACACGCAGGCGACGCTGGACACGCTCGAAAACCGGATCGAGGACCTCCAGGCCGACCTCGAGTATCTGACCGAGAAGCACCGCGCGAGTTCCCGCGGCGTCGAGAAAGACCTCGCCGACCACGAAGAGATGTACGACGTCCTCCGGAACACGCCGATGGAGGCCTTCGACGTCTCGACGTATCTCGCCGTTCGGGGCGAGGACCGCGACGACTCCGACGCCAGCGACGTGATCACGACTGCGCGGCGAGCGCCGGCGAATCTGACGCCAGTCGCACCGCGCTGGTCACAACTGGACGCGCTCACTGCAGCCAGTCCGATCGCGACCGACGAGTTCGACGAGACGCTGGACGCGACGACGCCCATGCTCGGCGGCGCGGTCGGTGCGATGTTCCCCTTCGTTTCCGGTGCGTTCGCCGAGCCAGGGATCGAATACGGCACCTACGCGCTCAACGAGAGCCCGCTGATCCTCGATCGCTTCGCACGGGAGACCGGCTACTGTACCATGATTATCGGCCGCCTCGGCGCGGGCAAATCCTTCGCCACGAAGTTGCGCCTTGTTCGGCGGGCGATGTACGACGAGGATACGATCGTCGTCATGCTCGACCCGATGCGGGGGTTCGCGGGCGTCAGCGAGGCCCTCGGCGGGGAGCAGATCACCGTCGGCGGGACGCGCGGGCTGAACCCGCTGGAGATCAAGCCGACGCCCGAGCACGTCCTCGACGCGGTGGAGGACCTCGACCCGTGGGGCGAGCAGATTACGTGGGTGATGACCTTCTTCGGGACGTTCTTCGAGCACGTCGCCGACAATCCGCTCGGCGAGCGCAGCCAGACGCTCCGCCGGGCCACGCAGGCGGCCTATCGCCAGCAGGGGATCACGCGCGATCCGGCGACCCACGCGAAAGCGTCGCCGACGATTCGGGACGTGATCGCCGTGCTGGAGGACTTCGCCGCCGATCCCGGCGAGTTCGGCTACGAGACCGACGGCGAGCAGCAGGCCGTCCGCAGGGACGCCGAGTCGCTACTGAAGGATCTGCGGCCCTCGTTTCGCGATGAGGGGGCGCTGGCCAACCTCGCGAAGCCCACCGAGTTCGACCTGGATTCGAAGGTCATCTACCTGGATCTCCACCAGGAGGAGGGCGCGCAGGGGCGTGCGGAGACGACGCTGACGATGCAGGTGCTGTTCAACAGCGTCTACGAGCGCGTCAAGCAGACCGAGAAGAAGGTCGTGTTCACTATCGACGAGGCCCACTACCTGATGAACGACGCCTCCTCGCTGGATTTCCTGGAGACGGCCGTCCGGCACAGTCGGCACTTCGATCTGAGTCTCGAGTTCGTCACGCAGACCGGCGGCGAGTTCGCGCTCACGCCGGAGGCCCGGACCATCGCCAATCTCTGTTCGATCACGCTGCTCCACCGTGTGAACGAGGAGGACGACAAGATCGCACAGTGGTTCGACCTGAACGATCGGCAGGTGAGTTGGGTCACCTCGGCGAAAGCTGGCGAGGACGAGGACGGCTACTCCGAGGCGTTGATCGGGATCGATCAGGAGGGCTGGTTCCCGCTGCGGATCCGCGCGAGCGACTACGAGGCGAGCGTGATCGACGGCGGCGGGGATTTCGACGGAGGTGCCGACGCGGGGACATGA
- a CDS encoding transcription initiation factor IIB encodes MATSDSYDHRFDEDVPSGSTTGCPDCGGRVRTNSIETVCEDCGLILHEEPIDHGPEWRSFEDDRTNPERTGAPLTPTRHDRGISTEIGRKTDGKGNDLSGSKRRQLGRFRREHSRARFRSKSERNLAHGLSEVSRIVSALDASDVIDDQACDLFRSAQGEDLFHGRSIEAMAAGSVYAACRCNRLPWTFDEVSAVSRVNKERVENAYRALNRELGLPTVPPSPQQYVPRLASELGVSEDVRRMADRLTKQAEERGIANGPNPAGVAAGCLYHAVQKSGADLTQQEIAEVAGVSPATLRQRWREIKGC; translated from the coding sequence ATGGCGACCAGCGATAGCTACGACCATCGATTCGACGAAGACGTACCGAGCGGATCAACCACCGGCTGCCCGGACTGTGGTGGTCGGGTTCGAACGAATTCGATCGAGACGGTCTGTGAGGACTGTGGTCTGATTCTCCACGAAGAACCGATCGATCACGGACCGGAATGGCGGTCGTTCGAGGACGATCGGACGAACCCGGAACGAACAGGGGCTCCACTCACGCCGACGAGACACGACCGAGGGATTTCGACGGAGATCGGCCGGAAAACAGACGGAAAGGGCAACGATCTCTCGGGTTCGAAGCGCAGGCAACTCGGCCGATTCCGACGGGAGCACAGTCGGGCACGATTCCGTTCGAAGAGCGAGCGGAATCTGGCCCACGGCCTCTCCGAAGTCAGTCGCATCGTGAGTGCACTCGACGCGTCGGACGTGATCGACGACCAGGCGTGTGACCTCTTCCGGAGCGCACAGGGCGAGGACCTTTTTCACGGGCGGTCGATCGAGGCGATGGCGGCCGGTAGTGTCTACGCAGCCTGTCGGTGCAATCGGCTTCCGTGGACGTTCGACGAAGTGAGCGCGGTCTCCCGGGTGAACAAGGAGCGAGTCGAGAACGCCTATCGGGCGCTGAATCGGGAGCTGGGGCTTCCCACCGTGCCGCCGTCACCGCAGCAGTACGTGCCGCGGCTGGCTTCCGAACTGGGTGTCTCTGAGGATGTTCGTCGCATGGCAGACCGATTGACCAAACAGGCAGAGGAGCGCGGGATCGCGAACGGTCCGAATCCGGCCGGCGTGGCCGCCGGCTGTCTCTACCACGCTGTACAGAAATCTGGAGCTGACCTGACCCAGCAGGAGATCGCCGAGGTGGCTGGCGTTTCACCGGCCACCCTGCGGCAACGCTGGCGTGAGATCAAAGGGTGCTGA
- a CDS encoding PD-(D/E)XK nuclease family protein yields MTAESNNLEARLERLEQTWNSITETPEKPQSTMFVIEYGLGKQQRAEVYVNRLLCYLLDPGNPHGMGTEFLNVFLRNLPDALAFDEDTYDLSNVRVDEQVTAEHGDERKYPDLVIDSPGEWILVIELKFSADETGTEFYAQASRIGDQQIADYESGQYYVYLHQHDEPTATSDAFVNWSWQSFVADVLDEVITESAPRYPQRTAAQLHELRDDLRNITSMSDEQTADQEKIELFIEHADAIEDVRSTFDDAWEAYSERWGRRLASQLDRSEAIDVHGQFENEYPEVVIPRSETEDERWILRNSGGDDWQHLHKYGWYRHAETQERLTSRAEDRNDLRIGFYHRMGKHRDAAVQDHQLQFKFRNMGSNPGEFKDIYSATFDANEDRIETLLSGTNGTLTGNKLTKITATYDIPVSTSDGFFAAYTTALNEAFVDLVVEAPELIQLLDETFDDAVEEFHQ; encoded by the coding sequence ATGACCGCGGAGAGTAATAATCTCGAGGCACGTCTGGAACGGCTCGAGCAGACGTGGAATTCGATCACGGAAACGCCAGAGAAACCGCAGTCCACGATGTTCGTGATCGAGTACGGACTGGGAAAACAGCAGCGTGCAGAGGTCTACGTCAATCGCCTGCTCTGCTATCTCCTGGATCCCGGAAATCCCCACGGGATGGGAACCGAATTCCTCAACGTGTTCCTCCGCAACCTTCCAGACGCGCTTGCATTCGACGAAGACACTTACGATCTCTCAAACGTCCGCGTCGACGAACAGGTGACCGCCGAGCATGGCGACGAACGGAAATACCCCGATCTCGTCATCGATAGCCCCGGCGAATGGATACTCGTGATCGAACTGAAATTCTCCGCCGACGAGACCGGAACAGAATTTTACGCTCAGGCGTCTCGGATCGGCGATCAACAGATCGCGGACTACGAGTCGGGCCAGTACTACGTCTATCTTCATCAGCACGATGAACCGACTGCCACCAGTGATGCCTTTGTCAACTGGTCGTGGCAGTCTTTCGTGGCTGACGTTCTCGATGAAGTCATCACGGAGTCCGCTCCCCGCTATCCCCAGCGAACTGCCGCACAACTACACGAACTCAGGGACGACCTCAGGAATATTACCAGCATGAGTGACGAGCAAACCGCCGACCAGGAGAAGATCGAACTGTTCATCGAACACGCGGACGCGATCGAGGACGTCAGATCGACGTTCGACGATGCCTGGGAAGCCTACAGTGAACGATGGGGTCGGCGCCTCGCCAGTCAACTCGACCGATCAGAGGCGATCGACGTTCACGGCCAGTTCGAAAACGAGTATCCGGAAGTCGTCATTCCCCGATCAGAGACCGAGGACGAGCGCTGGATCCTCCGGAACAGTGGTGGTGATGACTGGCAGCACCTTCACAAATACGGCTGGTACAGACACGCAGAGACCCAGGAGCGACTGACGAGCCGGGCAGAGGATCGCAACGATCTTCGAATCGGATTCTATCATCGGATGGGGAAGCACCGCGATGCGGCCGTCCAAGACCATCAGCTCCAGTTCAAGTTTCGAAACATGGGCTCGAATCCTGGTGAGTTCAAGGACATCTATTCGGCGACATTCGATGCAAACGAGGATCGTATCGAAACGCTACTCTCCGGTACCAACGGCACCCTGACGGGAAACAAGCTGACGAAGATCACCGCCACGTACGATATCCCGGTCAGCACCTCGGATGGCTTCTTTGCTGCCTATACGACGGCCCTCAACGAGGCGTTTGTCGATCTCGTCGTCGAAGCGCCCGAATTGATTCAGCTCCTCGACGAGACGTTCGACGACGCCGTCGAGGAGTTCCACCAGTAA
- a CDS encoding DNA-binding protein, with product MSGKQLSTNEVSVDAQALEPTRERSGSDEVGEVVEDTPEFRPSVQQETQAKVDSNHPDGMVQDVSHLTLEQEERIRAREAELDHISAQAELTSQDGRARRTREVVVEDRRELRRERRRLDPRERLSQEELASVNREADRIAKRFDGGPRRAAIARVLAERVVRGQDLTEAVFETIDEWKAEPGVICPIADVPDVQSNEVDIEGKIQTLWEPSNPAIQQVGLIADGTDKIKFTSWKKSDPKIVQEGETVRMYGVKKNWYDGRCSLAVTYHSRIEFPERGCWWE from the coding sequence ATGTCAGGTAAACAGCTATCGACTAATGAAGTTTCGGTCGATGCACAGGCACTCGAACCAACGCGCGAGCGGAGCGGGAGTGATGAAGTCGGTGAAGTCGTCGAGGACACGCCGGAGTTCAGGCCGTCGGTCCAACAGGAGACGCAGGCCAAGGTGGATTCGAATCATCCGGACGGGATGGTGCAGGACGTTTCGCACCTTACGCTGGAACAGGAAGAGCGGATCCGGGCCAGGGAGGCCGAACTCGATCACATTAGCGCGCAGGCGGAACTCACGTCTCAGGACGGGCGAGCACGACGGACGCGTGAGGTCGTCGTCGAAGATCGGCGGGAGTTGCGGCGCGAGCGACGACGGTTGGACCCACGAGAGCGACTGTCGCAGGAGGAACTGGCATCGGTGAATCGCGAGGCTGATCGGATCGCGAAGCGGTTCGACGGTGGGCCACGTCGAGCGGCCATCGCTCGAGTGTTGGCCGAGCGGGTGGTCCGTGGACAGGATCTCACGGAGGCGGTCTTCGAGACGATTGACGAGTGGAAAGCCGAACCAGGTGTGATTTGCCCGATCGCGGACGTGCCGGACGTGCAGTCAAACGAGGTAGATATCGAGGGAAAGATTCAGACGCTCTGGGAACCGAGCAATCCGGCCATTCAACAGGTCGGGCTCATCGCGGACGGAACGGACAAGATCAAGTTCACGAGTTGGAAGAAGTCGGATCCGAAGATCGTCCAGGAGGGTGAAACCGTGCGGATGTACGGTGTCAAGAAGAACTGGTACGATGGACGGTGCTCGCTCGCCGTGACTTACCACAGTCGGATCGAGTTCCCCGAACGGGGCTGTTGGTGGGAGTAG